Proteins encoded together in one Anopheles darlingi chromosome 3, idAnoDarlMG_H_01, whole genome shotgun sequence window:
- the LOC125953400 gene encoding uncharacterized protein LOC125953400, translating into MIPWLSRHVWIMFLWYLVLKCSLISLLQLPVAVGSPEPTEGRGHNQQQHQQPSSESSLEDLYHRILDDSEFSSHANIRFNRHSTGEREVTDGPTHRRNDGPRWSDTRPSPHRVLHSNPKLNVEPYSRSSSSGVVGSERSILEGLQDVQREEKNDEKAAVVTAALIERRVDFMSSVLHNSQASQLMSEDGEDLVERQHYPVYRRHRRSAQRHRRSVVRQKEAADQLAPQQPTAGDDAPVDTIAVSTHSPDDRIVESSTSRPSSPGGSTRQPSPAASITSAPAAAAAAAAAATSHVDGFNLLDDSVFIATSRPGPGSGRNETTPVDDRRLPALGTDLTLDPNGNLFAGDNFDEQIIFLNGPDLLETSVEQQQQQQQQEQQLTGKVARETRRREPAMDEPQALQLRPIIRGPSEEHVVEDNVVLVYADQHETVRLNCEVDADITSSVWLKDGQVVHVMDKKARTADVRFVKESLGALTISNVMLEDDGVWQCEAENARGFFFNGRPIKLIVLDPPKEPYLLIDSRRLDAGNMFIPVKENSELTLACVSEGGNPKPTLTWEVLLSPGIDRHAQKISSEVLELQEIKKEKDKEPYRRNSGAISEVKLPAVFRVHHNARILCIMEHPTLKVRQNASILLDVQYTPSFAITRTPGFGYPLREGIEVSLKCDVDSNPPSTPVWQKDDGDTPVPQIGDGFLNFSSIRREHSGWYKCTSRHLNFQYSSIGYYLSVRYEPVDVTSEPVEQDPPLSPSSSSSSSSSSSSSSSSSSSSSSLSSASGSVLNPASSSGAATGVVPSGGTSGGGGDQTGTNSFKGGQMEVELGGSVTLQCPQGSLGCWSHLDPVTARLKGLGTGIYTPTGHFSLKDVVYQDAGTYKCVGQSTNNRKKLEVLQTVSIAVKGAPSVSARNTTPVAYPGSPLHLSVEFCANPPAYAARWLHGDRVYTPGNQYGSDVLAYGFIDLPTPFCKEARLTYVHMHEKVPRTFYFIVSSPGGVAEAVFRVNYTLKHKQTAASSGAGSGTFGGSPFSLSSSSSATSGSGSATSGTNSGAGGYKLNTNTLNTVPGNGLDDDEELMEPEEIHFPSFDRSTAIRSIRLPAEAAAAAQLLLVTTALHVLLLPVFLLVHPSCHYRS; encoded by the exons GTTCGTTGATCTCGCTCCTACAGTTGCCGGTAGCAGTTGGAAGCCCAGAACCAACCGAGGGCCGAGGacacaatcagcagcagcaccagcaaccgagcAGCGAGAGCAGTCTGGAGGATCTGTACCACCGAATACTAGATGATAGTGAGTTTAGCTCTCACGCCAACATCCGCTTCAACCGGCACAGTACCGGTGAGCGTGAGGTAACTGATGGTCCGACACATCGGCGTAATGATGGACCTCGGTGGTCGGATACGCGGCCATCACCGCACAGAGTCCTGCACAGTAATCCTAAGCTCAATGTAGAACCGTACAGCCGGTCCAGCAGTAGTGGTGTAGTAGGTAGCGAAAGAAGCATCCTCGAGGGACTGCAGGATGTCCAGAGGGAGGAGAAAAACGATGAGAaagcggcggtggtgacggcggCCCTCATCGAGCGGCGAGTCGACTTCATGTCGAGCGTGTTGCATAACTCGCAGGCGTCACAACTAATGAGCGAGGATGGTGAAGATCTCGTCGAGCGTCAGCATTATCCCGTCTATCGGCGGCATCGTCGATCGGCTCAGCGGCACCGTCGATCGGTAGTACGGCAGAAGGAAGCAGCTGACCAGCTGGCACCGCAACAACCAACCGCAGGTGACGATGCCCCGGTCGACACGATAGCAGTTTCGACGCACTCACCAGACGACCGCATCGTGGAGAGTAGTACCAGCAGGCCATCGTCACCAGGGGGTAGTACGAGGCAACCATCTCCTGCAGCTTCCATCACgtctgcaccagcagcagcagcagcagccgccgcagcagctaCTAGCCACGTCGACGGCTTCAATTTGCTGGATGACAGTGTCTTCATTGCGACCAGTCGTCCAGGGCCGGGCTCAGGCCGGAACGAAACGACGCCAGTCGATGACCGCCGACTGCCAGCGCTCGGTACCGATCTGACGCTCGATCCGAACGGCAACCTATTCGCTGGCGACAACTTTGACGAACAAATTATCTTCCTCAATGGACCGGATCTGCTGGAGACAAGtgtcgaacagcagcagcagcagcagcagcaggagcagcagttgaCGGGAAAGGTAGCACGTGAGACGCGCCGACGAGAACCGGCGATGGATGAGCCGCAGGCGCTTCAGTTGCGGCCCATCATTCGAGGACCTTCGGAGGAGCATGTAGTCGAGGACaatgtggtgctggtgtacgCTGATCAGCACGAGACGGTACGGTTGAACTGTGAGGTCGACGCCGACATCACGTCGAGCGTCTGGCTCAAGGATGGCCAGGTAGTGCACGTGATGGACAAGAAGGCCCGTACGGCCGACGTGCGCTTCGTGAAGGAATCGCTCGGTGCGCTCACCATTTCGAACGTGATGCTGGAGGACGATGGCGTGTGGCAGTGTGAGGCGGAGAATGCCCGCGGTTTCTTCTTCAACGGGCGGCCAATCAAGCTCATCGTGTTGG atcCACCGAAGGAACCGTACCTGCTGATCGATTCGCGGCGCCTCGATGCAGGCAACATGTTTATTCCGGTGAAGGAAAACTCCGAGCTAACGCTGGCCTGCGTCAGCGAGGGCGGAAATCCCAAACCGACGCTCACCTGGGAGGTACTGCTGAGCCCCGGTATCGACCGGCACGCACAGAAAATCTCGAGCGAGGTGCTCGAGCTGCAGGAAATCAAAAAGGAGAAG GACAAGGAACCGTACAGGAGAAACAGTGGTGCCATCTCGGAGGTAAAGCTACCGGCCGTCTTTCGGGTGCACCACAACGCCCGCATCCTCTGCATCATGGAGCATCCGACGCTGAAAGTGCGCCAGAATGCATCGATTCTGCTCGATGTGCAGT ATACGCCATCGTTCGCCATCACGCGCACCCCGGGCTTCGGGTATCCGCTCCGGGAAGGCATCGAAGTTTCGCTGAAGTGCGACGTCGACTCGAACCCACCGAGTACGCCGGTTTGGCAGAAGGATGACGGTGATACGCCGGTGCCGCAGATCGGCGACGGTTTCCTGAACTTCAGCTCGATCCGCCGGGAGCATTCCGGTTGGTACAAGTGTACCTCGCGTCATCTCAACTTCCAGTACTCGAGCATCGGTTACTATCTGAGTGTACGCT ATGAACCGGTGGATGTCACCTCGGAACCGGTCGAACAGGATCCACCGCtgtcaccttcttcttcctcttcgtcatcgtcatcatcctcttcctcgtcctcgtcctcgtcgtcgtcgtcgtctttgtcATCCGCCTCTGGGTCGGTTCTGAATCCTGCCTCCTCTTCGGGTGCCGCCACCGGTGTCGTGCCATCGGGTGGtacatccggtggtggtggtgaccaaaCCGGGACCAACAGCTTCAAGGGCGGCCAGATGGAGGTCGAACTCGGTGGCTCCGTGACCCTGCAGTGCCCGCAAG GATCGCTCGGGTGCTGGTCCCACCTGGATCCGGTGACGGCCCGGTTGAAGGGTCTCGGTACCGGCATCTACACCCCGACCGGTCACTTTTCCCTCAAGGACGTCGTGTATCAGGATGCCGGCACGTACAAGTGCGTCGGCCAAAGCACCAACAACCGCAAGAAGCTCGAAGTGCTGCAAACGGTTTCAATCGCTGTCAAGG GAGCTCCGAGTGTGAGTGCAAGGAACACGACACCGGTGGCGTACCCCGGATCACCGCTGCACCTCTCGGTCGAGTTCTGTGCCAATCCGCCGGCCTATGCCGCCCGCTGGCTGCACGGTGATCGTGTCTACACGCCCGGCAATCAGTACGGAAGTGATGTGCTGGCGTACGGATTCATC GATCTGCCGACACCGTTCTGCAAGGAGGCACGTCTCACCTACGTGCACATGCACGAGAAGGTACCGCGGACGTTCTACTTCATCGTGTCATCGCCCGGCGGTGTGGCGGAGGCCGTCTTCCGGGTTAACTATACGCTCAAGCACAAGCAGACCGCCGCCTCGTCGGGTGCCGGTTCCGGTACCTTCGGTGGTAGTCCCTTCTCgctatcctcctcctcgtcagcCACTTCCGGATCAGGATCAGCGACGAGTGGTACGAACAGCGGCGCAGGGGGCTACAAActcaacaccaacacactcaACACGGTACCGGGGAACGGActggacgatgacgaggagctGATGGAACCGGAAGAGATCCACTTCCCGAGCTTCGACCGGAGTACGGCGATCCGTTCCATTCGGCTTCcggcggaggcggcggcggccgctcagctgctgctggttacgaCCGCCCTCCACGTGCTCCTGCTTCCAGTGTTCCTTCTCGTCCACCCTTCCTGCCATTATCGCTCGTAG